A single Calidifontibacter indicus DNA region contains:
- a CDS encoding glycosyltransferase, with product MSKIQGGPFAGLEVAAIVPCYNEEVAVGEVIEGLKAAVDGITVYVYDNNSTDRTAEVAAQAGAIVRTEPRKGKGNVVRRAFGDIDADVYLMIDGDATYEAAAAGLMIETLLSGPYDHVLGVRTDDPEASAYRAGHALGNRMFNKLIGRLFGEPVTDMLSGYRVFSRRFVKSFPALSREFEIETELTVHAVNLRIPQVEVPVGFKDRPAGSESKLRTYHDGFRILRLITSLLQYERPLAFFSAVGAFFAAVSVALGIPLLVTYLHTNEVPRLPTAVLATGLALIAILSLVVGLILNGVLRQRQEAARLAYLTYPPVLPPAQTALELAALDRVQR from the coding sequence GTGAGCAAAATTCAAGGGGGCCCGTTCGCCGGGTTGGAGGTCGCGGCGATCGTGCCGTGTTACAACGAAGAAGTCGCCGTCGGGGAAGTGATCGAGGGGCTGAAGGCGGCGGTCGACGGCATCACCGTCTACGTCTACGACAACAACTCCACCGACCGCACCGCCGAGGTGGCCGCCCAGGCGGGTGCCATCGTCCGCACCGAACCGCGCAAGGGCAAGGGCAACGTGGTGCGGCGCGCATTCGGTGACATCGACGCCGATGTCTATCTGATGATCGACGGCGACGCCACCTACGAGGCCGCGGCCGCCGGCCTGATGATCGAGACCTTGCTGTCCGGGCCGTACGACCACGTGCTCGGCGTGCGCACCGACGACCCGGAGGCATCCGCCTACCGGGCCGGGCACGCCCTCGGCAACCGGATGTTCAACAAGCTCATCGGACGCCTCTTCGGCGAGCCCGTGACCGACATGTTGTCCGGATACCGTGTGTTCTCACGGCGATTCGTGAAGTCCTTCCCGGCGCTGTCGCGGGAGTTCGAGATCGAGACCGAGCTCACCGTGCACGCGGTCAACCTGCGCATCCCGCAGGTCGAAGTGCCGGTCGGCTTCAAGGACCGCCCGGCCGGCTCGGAGTCGAAACTGCGCACCTACCACGACGGTTTCCGCATCCTGCGGTTGATCACCAGCCTGCTGCAGTACGAACGTCCGTTGGCGTTCTTCTCGGCGGTCGGCGCGTTCTTCGCGGCCGTCTCGGTGGCGCTCGGCATTCCGTTGCTCGTCACCTACCTGCACACCAACGAGGTGCCGCGGCTGCCCACGGCGGTGCTGGCGACCGGCCTGGCGCTCATCGCGATCCTGTCGCTCGTGGTCGGGCTGATACTCAACGGAGTGTTGCGCCAACGCCAGGAGGCCGCCCGATTGGCCTACCTGACCTATCCACCGGTGTTGCCGCCGGCGCAGACTGCGCTGGAGTTGGCCGCGCTCGACCGCGTGCAGCGATGA
- the tuf gene encoding elongation factor Tu produces the protein MAKAKFERTKPHVNIGTIGHIDHGKTTLTAAISKVLHDKYPDVNPAFAFDEIDKAPEEKQRGITISIAHIEYQTEKRHYAHVDCPGHADYVKNMITGAAQMDGAILVVAATDGPMPQTKEHVLLARQVGVPYIVVALNKADMVDDEEILELVEMEVRELLSSYEFPGDDVPVVKVSALKALEGDAEWGNTVLELMDAVDEAIPEPERDTDKPFLMPVEDVFTITGRGTVVTGRIERGVLNVNEEVEIVGLREGAAVKTTVTSIEMFNKMLDSGQAGDNAALLLRGIKREDVERGQVIAKPGTTTPHTNFEASVYILSKDEGGRHTPFYDNYRPQFYFRTTDVTGVVKLPEGTEMVMPGDNTEMSVELIAPIAMDEGLRFAIREGGRTVGAGRVTSITK, from the coding sequence GTGGCTAAGGCCAAGTTCGAGCGGACCAAGCCGCACGTCAACATCGGCACCATCGGTCACATCGACCACGGCAAGACGACGCTGACGGCTGCTATCTCGAAGGTTCTGCACGACAAGTACCCGGACGTGAACCCGGCGTTCGCGTTCGACGAGATCGACAAGGCGCCCGAGGAGAAGCAGCGCGGTATCACCATCTCCATCGCGCACATCGAGTACCAGACCGAGAAGCGTCACTACGCGCACGTCGACTGCCCGGGTCACGCCGACTACGTCAAGAACATGATCACCGGTGCGGCGCAGATGGACGGCGCCATCCTGGTGGTTGCCGCCACCGACGGCCCGATGCCGCAGACCAAGGAGCACGTGCTCCTGGCCCGCCAGGTCGGCGTTCCCTACATCGTTGTCGCCCTGAACAAGGCCGACATGGTCGACGACGAGGAAATCCTCGAGCTCGTCGAGATGGAGGTCCGCGAACTGCTGTCCTCCTACGAGTTCCCGGGCGACGACGTCCCGGTCGTCAAGGTCTCGGCGCTCAAGGCGCTCGAGGGTGACGCCGAGTGGGGCAACACCGTTCTCGAGCTCATGGACGCGGTCGACGAGGCCATCCCGGAGCCGGAGCGTGACACCGACAAGCCGTTCCTGATGCCCGTCGAGGACGTCTTCACGATCACCGGTCGTGGAACCGTCGTCACCGGTCGTATCGAGCGCGGTGTGCTGAACGTCAACGAAGAGGTCGAGATCGTCGGTCTGCGCGAGGGCGCTGCCGTCAAGACCACCGTCACCTCGATCGAGATGTTCAACAAGATGCTCGACAGCGGCCAGGCCGGCGACAACGCCGCCCTCCTGCTGCGCGGCATCAAGCGTGAGGACGTCGAGCGCGGCCAGGTCATCGCCAAGCCGGGCACGACTACCCCGCACACCAACTTCGAGGCCTCGGTCTACATCCTGTCCAAGGACGAGGGTGGCCGCCACACGCCGTTCTACGACAACTACCGTCCGCAGTTCTACTTCCGTACGACTGACGTGACCGGTGTCGTGAAGCTGCCGGAAGGCACCGAGATGGTCATGCCGGGCGACAACACCGAGATGTCGGTGGAGCTCATCGCCCCGATCGCCATGGACGAGGGTCTGCGCTTCGCGATCCGCGAGGGTGGCCGCACCGTTGGTGCTGGTCGCGTCACCTCCATCACGAAGTGA
- the fusA gene encoding elongation factor G, whose protein sequence is MAQDVLTDLKKVRNIGIMAHIDAGKTTTTERILFYTGVNHKIGETHDGASTTDWMEQEKERGITITSAAVTSFWDGTQINIIDTPGHVDFTVEVERSLRVLDGAVAVFDGKEGVEPQSETVWRQADKYDVPRIAFVNKMDKMGADFYFTVQTVKDRLGAEPLVLQLPIGAENDFIGVVDLVEMRALVWPGDAKGDVTMGAKYEIQEIPADLQAKADEYRQALVERVAEADDALMEKYLEGGELTTDEIKAAIRKLTVTSELYPILCGSAFKNRGVQPMLDAVVDYLPSPLDVPPMIGHKPGDEDTEITRAPSKDEPFSALAFKVAAHPFFGTLTFIRVYSGRIAAGSPVVNSTKGKKERVGKLFQMHANKENPVDEAVAGHIYAAIGLKDTTTGDTLCDPNEQIVLESMTFPEPVIHVAIEPKTKSDQEKLGTAIQKLAQEDPTFSVHLDEETGQTVIGGMGELHLDILVDRMKREFKVEANVGAPQVAYRETIRRAVEKFDYTHKKQTGGSGQFAKVQISLAPLDTAEGELYEFENAVTGGRVPREYIPSVDHGIQEAMQLGILAGYPVVGVKAALLDGAYHDVDSSEMAFKIAGSMAFKEAARKADPCLLEPMMAVEVRTPEDYMGDVIGDLNSRRGQIQAMEDVSGAKIVRAVVPLSEMFGYVGDLRSKTQGRANYTMQFDSYAEVPRNVAEEIIKKVRGE, encoded by the coding sequence GTGGCACAGGACGTGCTGACCGACCTGAAGAAGGTCCGCAACATCGGCATCATGGCGCACATCGACGCCGGTAAGACCACGACGACCGAGCGGATCCTGTTCTACACCGGCGTCAACCACAAGATCGGCGAGACGCACGACGGTGCGTCGACCACCGACTGGATGGAGCAGGAGAAGGAGCGGGGAATCACCATCACCTCTGCTGCCGTCACCTCCTTCTGGGACGGTACCCAGATCAACATCATCGACACCCCGGGTCACGTCGACTTCACCGTCGAGGTGGAGCGTTCGCTGCGCGTCCTCGACGGCGCCGTTGCCGTGTTCGACGGCAAGGAAGGCGTCGAGCCGCAGTCGGAGACCGTGTGGCGTCAGGCCGACAAGTACGACGTCCCCCGCATCGCGTTCGTCAACAAGATGGACAAGATGGGTGCCGACTTCTACTTCACCGTGCAGACCGTGAAGGACCGCCTCGGCGCCGAGCCGCTGGTGCTCCAGCTGCCGATCGGTGCGGAGAACGACTTCATCGGCGTCGTCGACCTGGTCGAGATGCGTGCGCTGGTGTGGCCGGGCGACGCCAAGGGTGACGTCACCATGGGCGCGAAGTACGAGATCCAGGAGATCCCGGCCGACCTCCAGGCCAAGGCCGACGAGTACCGCCAGGCGCTCGTAGAGCGCGTCGCCGAAGCCGACGACGCCCTCATGGAGAAGTACCTCGAGGGCGGCGAGCTCACCACCGACGAGATCAAGGCTGCGATCCGCAAGCTGACCGTCACCTCGGAGCTCTACCCGATCCTGTGTGGTTCGGCGTTCAAGAACCGCGGTGTGCAGCCGATGCTCGACGCTGTCGTCGACTACCTGCCCAGCCCGCTCGACGTTCCCCCGATGATCGGCCACAAGCCGGGCGACGAGGACACCGAGATCACCCGCGCGCCGAGCAAGGACGAGCCGTTCTCGGCACTGGCCTTCAAGGTCGCCGCTCACCCCTTCTTCGGCACGCTGACCTTCATCCGCGTGTACTCCGGTCGCATCGCCGCCGGTAGCCCGGTCGTCAACTCGACCAAGGGCAAGAAGGAGCGCGTCGGCAAGCTCTTCCAGATGCACGCCAACAAGGAGAACCCGGTCGACGAGGCTGTCGCCGGTCACATCTACGCGGCGATCGGTCTGAAGGACACCACCACCGGTGACACGCTGTGCGACCCGAACGAGCAGATCGTTCTGGAGTCGATGACGTTCCCGGAGCCGGTGATCCACGTCGCCATCGAGCCGAAGACGAAGAGCGACCAGGAGAAGCTGGGCACCGCGATCCAGAAGCTGGCGCAGGAAGACCCGACCTTCTCCGTCCACCTCGACGAGGAGACCGGCCAGACCGTCATCGGCGGTATGGGTGAGCTCCACCTCGACATCCTGGTCGACCGCATGAAGCGCGAGTTCAAGGTCGAGGCCAACGTGGGTGCGCCGCAGGTCGCCTACCGCGAGACCATCCGTCGCGCCGTCGAGAAGTTCGACTACACGCACAAGAAGCAGACCGGTGGTTCGGGTCAGTTCGCGAAGGTGCAGATCTCGCTGGCTCCGCTCGACACCGCCGAGGGCGAGCTGTACGAGTTCGAGAACGCCGTGACCGGTGGTCGCGTGCCGCGCGAGTACATCCCGTCGGTCGACCACGGCATCCAGGAGGCCATGCAGCTCGGCATCCTCGCCGGCTACCCGGTCGTGGGTGTCAAGGCCGCTCTGCTCGACGGTGCCTACCACGACGTCGACTCCTCGGAGATGGCGTTCAAGATCGCCGGCTCGATGGCGTTCAAGGAGGCCGCTCGCAAGGCGGACCCCTGCCTGCTCGAGCCGATGATGGCCGTCGAGGTGCGTACGCCCGAGGACTACATGGGCGACGTCATCGGCGACCTCAACAGCCGCCGTGGCCAGATCCAGGCCATGGAAGACGTCAGCGGTGCGAAGATCGTTCGCGCAGTCGTTCCGCTGTCGGAGATGTTCGGGTACGTGGGTGACCTGCGGTCGAAGACCCAGGGTCGCGCCAACTACACGATGCAGTTCGACTCCTACGCCGAGGTTCCCCGGAACGTCGCGGAGGAGATCATCAAGAAGGTCCGGGGCGAGTGA